The genome window TGATAAGCTTACAAGTCAAAATGGCGAGCTTATTAAGAGTCAAAAAGATATGGAGCTTAGAATGATTAAGATTATAAGCGAGGATTTTGCTTATGATCTTGTTGCTCCAAATGATTATAGCGAGAGTCAAGATAGCATTATTGCAACTGAAATTTTGCTAAATTTAAATAGTGTGATGAATAGCGAATTTAAAAAGCTTGCTCAAGATTATGAAAAAACGACAAATTTGATAAAATCTCAATCTAAAAAGATAGAGTCTATTAAATTTGACCTTAGAGAATTTCGTCAAAAACAAGCCTCTTTAAAAGCTTTGCAAACCAAGCAAAAAAAGAATTTAGAAATTTTAAATCAAGATAAGGTTATTTACTCTAAAAAATTAAATGATATTAAAAAACAGCAAAATGAGATGCGAAAGACTCTTGAGAGTTTGCAAATCTTAGCTGCAAAACCAAAAGAAGAGCCTAAAGAACAAACCCAAACCAAAAATACAGTAAAAAGCGATGATGTGCGTATGATAGGCTCAAGCTATCAAGCTGGAAATGTAAAGCGATATAATGGGGCTAAAACTATCGCGCCATTGGATAAATTTAGTGTTAAACAAAAATTTGGTGATTATGTTGATCCAGTTTATAATATTAAAATTTTCAATGAATCAGTTGTGCTACGCTCAGATACAACTGATGCTAGGGTTAAAAATGTATTAGCTGGAACAATTGTCTTTGCTAAGCAAACACCAATACTTGATAAGGTTGTAATAGTAGAAAATAGTAATGGAATTCATACTATTTATGCTCATCTTGATAAGATTGCTCCGACTATAAAAGTGGGTCAAAAGATTAAAAAAGGCTATGTAATTGGAAGGGTAAAGCAAGATTTAACATTTGAAGTAACGCAGAAAAATTATCATATAAATCCACTTGAACTAATTGCTATGAAGTGATTAATTTAAATTTAGTCATAATTAGTCTTGCTAATTAATGCGTTTTTTAATTTGTTTTAGATATAATTGCCAAATTTTATGGAGATTGTAATGAATAAAAATAAGCGAATTTTGGTTAAATTTTCTGGTGAAGCACTCGCTGGTGGCAATGGATTTGGGATTGATTCTCATATTTTAAGATATATTGCTGGAGAGATTAAGGCACTAGTAAATAGCGGTATTGAAGTAGGTATTGTAATTGGCGGTGGTAATATAATTCGTGGAGTAAGTGCTGCTGAGGGCGGCATAATTAAAAGAACAAGTGGCGATCATATGGGTATGCTAGCTACTGTTATTAATGCGATTGCTATGCGTGAAGCACTAGAGCACTCAGGATTAGATGTAAGGGTTCAAAGTGCTATTAAGATGGAAGCAATATGTGAGACATTTATTACTGGTAGAGCTCAAAGACATCTAGAGAAAAAAAGAGTTGTAATATTTGCTGCTGGGACGGGAAATCCATTTTTTACCACTGATACTGCTGCAACTCTTAGAGCTATTGAGATAGATGCTGATATGATAATAAAAGCTACAAAAGTAAATGGAGTATATGATAAAGATCCAATGAAATTTGATGATGCTAAGCTACTAAATGAGTTAAGCTATGAAAGAGCTATGGAAGATAACATAAAAGTTATGGATGATACAGCTATAGCATTAGCTAAAGATAATTCATTGCCAATTGTAGTTTGCAATATGTTTGAAGATGGAAATCTATTAAAAATTGCAAATGGTGATTATACTAACTGTTCAATAGTTAAAAATTTATAAGAAAGGGTAATAATGAGAATAGAAGAAATAGCTGCTAAAGCCTTAGAGGCTGTGGGTGATGATAGATACCAACTAGCACTTTTAGTAGCAAAAAGAGCTGAAGCTATAGCAAACGGAGCTCAAATTTTAGTAGAAGTGAATGCTCAAAAAATGAAATTTACAGATATTGCGCTTTTAGAGATAGCACAAGGGAAGATCGCTTTAGAGGGAATCGTTGAATCAAATAGATAGCGAGCAGCTTTTAGAGCAGCTTATTGATGATGTTATCTGTGCTAAAAGCATAGAATCGGCAAAGGATGTTTTATACTCAGTAGCTAAGCCTACTGGTATGCTACTTAAAGCGGTTGATTATTGCATTAGGTTGCATGATGGGCAGTTTAGAAAAAGTGGTGAGCCGTACTCGATACACCCGATTTTAGTCTGTTCATTTGTAGCGCATATGGGTGGCGATGAAAGTATGCTTATTGCTGCGTTATTGCATGATGTAGTAGAGGATACTGAGTGTAGTGAAGAGGAGTTGCAGTTTGAATTTGGCGAAGAGGTTGCTGTGCTTGTTCGTGGGCTTACAAAGATTGTAGCAATTAGAGAAAATGAACTTATTAGTTCTAGTTCTAATGAGAAGCTAGCAGCCTCAGCTTTAACATTTAGAAAGATGCTTTTAGTATCAATAGAAGATGTTAGGGTACTTATTATCAAGCTATGTGATAGACTTCATAATATGCTTACTTTAGGTGTATTAAAACCAGAAAAGCAAAAAAGAATATCAGAAGAGACTCTTGTAGTTTATGCACCTATTGCCCATAGACTTGGTATCTCATCTATTAAAAATATATTAGAAGATCTAAGTTTTAAATATGTTATGCCTAAAGAGTATGCTGGAATCGAGTCATATATTAACGAGCATAAACAGCAGCTTCAGCTTAAAATTAACTCATTTAGCCAAAAAGTAAGCGAAAAGCTCCTCGCTCACGGCTTTTCTGAAGATAATTTTATTATTCAAAAGCGTATTAAACACTACTATTCAATATATCTAAAGATGCAAAGAAAGGGAATTAGTCTAGAGGAGGTTTTGGATCTTTTAGCTATTAGAATTCTTGTTCATAATCCAAAAGATTGTTATTTGGCTCTTGGTATTATACATATGAATTTTAATCCTTTAATATCTAGATTTAAAGATTATATAGCTTTACCAAAACAAAATGGATATCAAACGATCCATACGACAATTTTTGATAATAAAACTATTATCGAGGCTCAAATTCGCTCATTTGATATGCATAAAACAGCAGAGTATGGAGTTGCAGCTCATTGGAAATATAAAAGTGGTGGTTTGGTTTCTCCTAAGCTTGATTGGTTAAGCGATATCAAGGCTCAAGAGAGCGATGATAAGAGTATCGAAGATCTATATGAGTATGCCAAAGATAGCCTATATGTGGAAGATATAGCGGTATATTCGCCAAAAGGTGGGATATTTACTTTGCCTAGAGGCGCTACGGCTTTGGATTATGCGTATGAGATTCACTCTGAGGTTGGTTTGCACGCTAAAGAAGCCTATATAAATAGAATAAAAGTACCATTGCTTACTGAACTCAAAAATGGAGATATAGTTCGTATTATTACTGGAGATGAGGCCAAATATAGATGTAGTTGGCTAGATAGCGTAAAAACTGGTAAGGCTAGGGCGACTATTAGAAGTTTTTGCCGTCAAAAGCTAAGAGATATTAATTATCAAGTATCTATTGATATTTTAGTTGCTATATTTAATGTTACAGAGGTTAAAATTTTAGAGTGGTTAGAACAAGAGGGTTTAACTAAAAAAATTTCAAAAATTGCTACTGATTCAGTCTATTTAAAAGAGATAGTTCAAATTCTAGATACTCACTCCAAAAAAGATAAGCTATTTTCACTTAAATTTAGCGACAAACATGAGATTAAAAAGCAAAAATTTGATAATATTGTAGTATATTCAAATTATACTATTAAAAGCGTAGATTTTGATTATTGTTGTAATCCAAAACGCGGCGATGATATTATAGGTTTTAGAAATGGTAGCAATGTTACAGTTCATCATAAATTATGTGAAAGAGCTGCAAAACTCATGAGTGATAAAGAAGAAATGATCTTTGTCAAATGGACAAGAAACGCTCCGCATAGATATAAAGTAATTGTAAGTATTGAGAATAAGCGTGGAAGTTTGGCTGAGTTTTTAACCTATCTTGCTAAGTTAAATGTTGATTTAGTTACTATTACACTTAGCGAAAGTGATGATCTGATTGCTGCTGATTATTTTGATGTGGTAATAGAGTTAAGTGAAAATTTAGATAGTTCGGTAATTAAAGATAGATTAAAAGATCGCTATAAAATAGCTGAATTTACTTCACTAAGTGATGCATATAAAAATTAAGGAATAGATATGATATCTAAAATTATGAGTGAGATTAAACGCGGAACTGCCGAGATAATCGATTATGAGCGTATTGAAAATTTAATCAAAGATTACTATGAAAATGGTAAAAAATTTTATATTAAAGCGGGCTTTGACCCTACGGCTCCAGATCTTCACTTAGGACATACAGTAGTTTTAAATAAGATGAGATTGCTTCAAGAACATGGCGGTATTGTGCAGTTTTTAATTGGAGATTTTACTGCAAAAATTGGCGATCCAACCGGCAAGAGCGTTACTAGAAAAATCTTAAGCGATGAAGTAATTGCTCAAAATGCCAAAACATATAAAGAGCAAGTTTTTAAAATATTAGACGAGAGTAAAACTGAAGTAATGTTTAATTCTGCTTGGCTTAATACTTTAGGTGCTGATGGGCTTATAGCACTTGCTAGTACTTTTAATGTAGCTAGAATGCTTGAGCGTGATGATTTTACTAAACGATATAAGGCTGAGACTCCAATTGCTATTAGTGAGTTTTTATATCCACTGTTACAAGGATATGATAGTGTGGCGATGAAGTGCGATATTGAGATGGGTGGAACAGATCAGAAATTTAATCTTTTAATGGGTAGGACTCTTGGTCGTACCTATAATATCGGAAAAGAACAAGCAATTATAATGATGCCGCTTCTTGTCGGGCTTGATGGTGTTAATAAGATGAGTAAAAGCCTAGGCAATTATATTGGTGTAACTGAATCAGCCAATGATATTTTTGGAAAAACTTTAAGTATTAGCGATGAGCTTATGTGGGTATGGTATGAGCTTTTAAGCAGTCTTAGCAGTGATGAGATTATCAAGTTAAAAAGCGATGTAGAAAGCGGGATAGTTCATCCTAAAGTTGCAAAGGAAAATCTAGCTTTAGAACTTGCAGCTAGATTTAATACTCAAGAAGCAGCCTTAGCTGCAAGAGATGAGTTTAATAGAGTTCATGCTAAGGGGCAACTTCCAAGCGATATGGCTAAATTTGAGATAGAAGCTGATAATATCTGGATTGTAGAGGCACTTAGCCTATGCAAGCTTTCTGGATCAAACTCAGATGCTCGTCGCCATATTAAAGCAAATGCAGTCAGCGTTGATCAAGTTAAAATTAGCGATGATCAATTAAGGCTTAGTAAGGGTGAATATGTATTGCAAGTTGGTAAAAAAGCTTATGCTAGATTAGAGGTAAAATAATGGAATTAAAAAGTTTAAAAATAGGCAAATATGAGATTAAATATCCCATCATCCAAGGTGGTATGGGGCTTGGTATAAGCTGGAATAAACTAGCTGGTAATGTGAGCTTAAATGGCGGACTAGGTGTAATTAGCTCTGTTGGTACTGGATACTATGAACATAGGGCTCATATTACTAAGGAGTTAAATTCAAAACCATATGATAGTGTAAATTTTTACTCTAGAAATGGCTTTAAAGCTATTATTGATAATGCTCGTAAAATTTGCGGTGATAAACCACTAGCAGCAAATATAATGTGTGCTAGCAATGATTATGCTAGAATAGTAAAAGATGCGTGCGAACATGGCATAAATATCATAATATCTGGTGCTGGTTTGCCTACAAATTTACCTGAGCTTACTAAAGGGTTTGCTGATGTGGCTCTTGTACCGATTGTAAGCTCTGCTAAAGCGTTAAAGATTATATGCAAACGCTGGTATGAACGCTACAATCGCTTACCAGATGCGGTTGTGTTAGAAGGACCACTTAGTGGAGGACATCAAGGCTTTACATATGAGCAGTGTCTAGATCCAAACTATCAGCTAGAAAATCTTATTAAACCAGTAGTAGATGAGGCTTCCAAATGGGCTGAAGTAGGAGGAAATCCAATCCCAGTAGTAGCTGCTGGTGGAATCTGGGATCATGATGATATTGCTAAAGTTATTGGTCTTGGAGCAAGTGGCGTGCAAATGGGGACTAGATTTATAGGAACTCATGAGTGTGATGCAGCAGATGGATTTAAAGAGGTTTTATTAAATGCTAAAAAAGAGGATATTAAACTAATTAAAAGTCCTGTAGGCTATCCAGCACGCGGAATTCAAACAAATCTTCTTAATTTGGTAGAAAAAAATGCTGGTCCAAAAATTCAATGCATTAGCAACTGTGTAGCTCCATGTCAGCGTGGTAAAGAGGCTAAACAAGTAGGGTATTGTATTGCTGATAGACTATATGATGCTGTAAGCGGAAATAAGGAGACTGGGCTATTTTTTAGTGGTGCAAACGGATATAGATTAAATGAGATAATTAGCGTTAAAGAGCTTATGAAAAAGTTGGTTTATGGGGAAAATAGCTAAGCTTTTATTGCCATTTTTGCTTGTTGTTTTTGCCTTTGGTGGTGGAATATTTGATGAATTTGATAATAAATTTGCCAAGGCAAAAAAGCAAGATCAAATTCAAATTTATCATGAATTAAAGGGTATCTATCTCAACTCTATACTAAATGATAATAAAAAATTACAACTAGAGAGCTTAAAAAGATTAGTAAGTGGTGCAAAAACTCTTGGTGTGGATTATAGCGTATATGCTAAAGAGCTAGATACTATAAGTCCAAAAATAGATAAAAACGAGCTAAAGCCAAAAAGTGTAAATAAAGAAGATAGCAAACAAGCTAAAACTAAAAATCAAACTAATAACTCTAAAGAGAGCCAAAAAATAAATTCCAAAAATCAAAAAAATATAGAATATAAGGTGCTATCTACATCAAGCACGCAAAGTAAATTTACTATTACATTAAATGCAGATGCTACTAATTTAAATATTAAAAAATCTGAATTAAATACCAATAAAAGTTATCGTCAGATTTTTGATTTTGATGGGATTTTAATCAAAGAGTATAAAAAACAAAAGAGTCAAATTTCTAATCAAATAAGAGTGGCTCAATTTGATAAAGATAGCATTAGAGTAGTATTTACTAATAATACAAAACAAAATATAGGCTATAAGATTAATGGTAAGAGTATAATTTTTAGTCTAAATAGTGCTAATTCTAAAGATAATAATATACAAAAAACAGCAACCAATACTTCTAAAAAAATTAACTCAAATCAAAAAAATCAATCTACATCAAAATCAAATAGACCTACTCAAACTCAATCAAAAGCTACAAATATTGGCAAAAATAAGGTGATAGTCTTAGATGCTGGACATGGTGGAAAAGACCCAGGTGCAGTAGGCAAAAATAAACTATATGAAAAAGATATCGTATTACATATAGCCTTAGAAGCTGGTAATATCTTAAAAAAACGCGGTTATAAAGTATATTATACAAGAAGTAATGATAAGTTTATCAATCTTAGAAATCGTACTAGCTTTGCAAATGATAAAAACGCTGATATATTTATCTCTATTCATGCAAACGCTTCACCAAATAACAAAAAAGCCAAAGAGATGCAAGGAATAGAGACATATTTTTTAAGCCCAACTAGAAGCGAAAGAAGTATGCAAGTTGCAAATTTAGAAAATAAAGCTGATACTGATGAGATGAACTATTTTACTAAAATTAGTTATCTAAATTTCTTAAATCGTGAAAAGATTATTGCTTCAAATAAGCTTGCAATTGATGTGCAAGCTTATTTATTAGGAGCAGTAAAATCTAAATTTAAAGTAGTAGATGGTGGAGTAAGAGAGGCGCCATTTTGGGTTTTAGTAGGTGCGCAGATGCCTGCTGTGTTAATAGAGACTGGATATATATCTAATGATAATGACCATAAACTACTATCAAATAAGGGTTATAGAAACAAAATTGCTCTTGGTATAGCAAATGGAATTGATGATTATTTTGTTAAAAATAGATGATAAAATACCATAATAACGCACTTTATAACTCTGAATTTGA of Campylobacter vicugnae contains these proteins:
- the tyrS gene encoding tyrosine--tRNA ligase; translation: MISKIMSEIKRGTAEIIDYERIENLIKDYYENGKKFYIKAGFDPTAPDLHLGHTVVLNKMRLLQEHGGIVQFLIGDFTAKIGDPTGKSVTRKILSDEVIAQNAKTYKEQVFKILDESKTEVMFNSAWLNTLGADGLIALASTFNVARMLERDDFTKRYKAETPIAISEFLYPLLQGYDSVAMKCDIEMGGTDQKFNLLMGRTLGRTYNIGKEQAIIMMPLLVGLDGVNKMSKSLGNYIGVTESANDIFGKTLSISDELMWVWYELLSSLSSDEIIKLKSDVESGIVHPKVAKENLALELAARFNTQEAALAARDEFNRVHAKGQLPSDMAKFEIEADNIWIVEALSLCKLSGSNSDARRHIKANAVSVDQVKISDDQLRLSKGEYVLQVGKKAYARLEVK
- a CDS encoding murein hydrolase activator EnvC family protein codes for the protein MMKFLLFITLIFCTLFASNVSEKIKDQKNSINSAKKLENQINKKLEELAKDIIAGNKDVQNTAKQISELSKQVEALEDSAHSANVELDKLTSQNGELIKSQKDMELRMIKIISEDFAYDLVAPNDYSESQDSIIATEILLNLNSVMNSEFKKLAQDYEKTTNLIKSQSKKIESIKFDLREFRQKQASLKALQTKQKKNLEILNQDKVIYSKKLNDIKKQQNEMRKTLESLQILAAKPKEEPKEQTQTKNTVKSDDVRMIGSSYQAGNVKRYNGAKTIAPLDKFSVKQKFGDYVDPVYNIKIFNESVVLRSDTTDARVKNVLAGTIVFAKQTPILDKVVIVENSNGIHTIYAHLDKIAPTIKVGQKIKKGYVIGRVKQDLTFEVTQKNYHINPLELIAMK
- a CDS encoding nitronate monooxygenase, coding for MELKSLKIGKYEIKYPIIQGGMGLGISWNKLAGNVSLNGGLGVISSVGTGYYEHRAHITKELNSKPYDSVNFYSRNGFKAIIDNARKICGDKPLAANIMCASNDYARIVKDACEHGINIIISGAGLPTNLPELTKGFADVALVPIVSSAKALKIICKRWYERYNRLPDAVVLEGPLSGGHQGFTYEQCLDPNYQLENLIKPVVDEASKWAEVGGNPIPVVAAGGIWDHDDIAKVIGLGASGVQMGTRFIGTHECDAADGFKEVLLNAKKEDIKLIKSPVGYPARGIQTNLLNLVEKNAGPKIQCISNCVAPCQRGKEAKQVGYCIADRLYDAVSGNKETGLFFSGANGYRLNEIISVKELMKKLVYGENS
- a CDS encoding DNA-directed RNA polymerase subunit omega, whose product is MRIEEIAAKALEAVGDDRYQLALLVAKRAEAIANGAQILVEVNAQKMKFTDIALLEIAQGKIALEGIVESNR
- a CDS encoding N-acetylmuramoyl-L-alanine amidase; the encoded protein is MGKIAKLLLPFLLVVFAFGGGIFDEFDNKFAKAKKQDQIQIYHELKGIYLNSILNDNKKLQLESLKRLVSGAKTLGVDYSVYAKELDTISPKIDKNELKPKSVNKEDSKQAKTKNQTNNSKESQKINSKNQKNIEYKVLSTSSTQSKFTITLNADATNLNIKKSELNTNKSYRQIFDFDGILIKEYKKQKSQISNQIRVAQFDKDSIRVVFTNNTKQNIGYKINGKSIIFSLNSANSKDNNIQKTATNTSKKINSNQKNQSTSKSNRPTQTQSKATNIGKNKVIVLDAGHGGKDPGAVGKNKLYEKDIVLHIALEAGNILKKRGYKVYYTRSNDKFINLRNRTSFANDKNADIFISIHANASPNNKKAKEMQGIETYFLSPTRSERSMQVANLENKADTDEMNYFTKISYLNFLNREKIIASNKLAIDVQAYLLGAVKSKFKVVDGGVREAPFWVLVGAQMPAVLIETGYISNDNDHKLLSNKGYRNKIALGIANGIDDYFVKNR
- the pyrH gene encoding UMP kinase produces the protein MNKNKRILVKFSGEALAGGNGFGIDSHILRYIAGEIKALVNSGIEVGIVIGGGNIIRGVSAAEGGIIKRTSGDHMGMLATVINAIAMREALEHSGLDVRVQSAIKMEAICETFITGRAQRHLEKKRVVIFAAGTGNPFFTTDTAATLRAIEIDADMIIKATKVNGVYDKDPMKFDDAKLLNELSYERAMEDNIKVMDDTAIALAKDNSLPIVVCNMFEDGNLLKIANGDYTNCSIVKNL
- a CDS encoding RelA/SpoT family protein; this encodes MLLKAVDYCIRLHDGQFRKSGEPYSIHPILVCSFVAHMGGDESMLIAALLHDVVEDTECSEEELQFEFGEEVAVLVRGLTKIVAIRENELISSSSNEKLAASALTFRKMLLVSIEDVRVLIIKLCDRLHNMLTLGVLKPEKQKRISEETLVVYAPIAHRLGISSIKNILEDLSFKYVMPKEYAGIESYINEHKQQLQLKINSFSQKVSEKLLAHGFSEDNFIIQKRIKHYYSIYLKMQRKGISLEEVLDLLAIRILVHNPKDCYLALGIIHMNFNPLISRFKDYIALPKQNGYQTIHTTIFDNKTIIEAQIRSFDMHKTAEYGVAAHWKYKSGGLVSPKLDWLSDIKAQESDDKSIEDLYEYAKDSLYVEDIAVYSPKGGIFTLPRGATALDYAYEIHSEVGLHAKEAYINRIKVPLLTELKNGDIVRIITGDEAKYRCSWLDSVKTGKARATIRSFCRQKLRDINYQVSIDILVAIFNVTEVKILEWLEQEGLTKKISKIATDSVYLKEIVQILDTHSKKDKLFSLKFSDKHEIKKQKFDNIVVYSNYTIKSVDFDYCCNPKRGDDIIGFRNGSNVTVHHKLCERAAKLMSDKEEMIFVKWTRNAPHRYKVIVSIENKRGSLAEFLTYLAKLNVDLVTITLSESDDLIAADYFDVVIELSENLDSSVIKDRLKDRYKIAEFTSLSDAYKN